The genomic region CGATTATAGGTATATTTCCGTTCTGcatatgaaataaattattaccTTTATGCAACCCTATTATTGTAgctataaaaaaattatctccattttttataacaaatatGTCTTCCTTGTtctattaaaaatatttaaataaatatgtaatgTATAAATGGTTGTAtaagtataaatatattcattgATATTTCCTTACCGCAATGTTATGTGCAGCTGTCAAAATGTATCcttagaaaaaatatataatcatatataaatatataaacatatataaatataaaaacattataacataaaaaaacaaatattaatatatatatatatatatttcaagaaattttattttacatatttatattggATACCATTTTTGTTGTAAATAAATCCAGATCCCAAGAATATTAAGTCATCTACTTTAAAAGTATCTTCAGATGATGtgttctttttattatatttatgaataGTAACAAAGctgttatatatattatttggTATATTAAGTGAATAATTTAATTCATGATTTGTgtttttcaaatatttttgtcctattatataaatagaaaGAAAAGTGGAAAATGACACATTTATACAATATACACTTGATGAGTTAATTATGAAACAAAGAAAACCATATAAAAGAAGCATTAACATGAAcaacataaatataatatatatatatatatatatatatatatacatatatatatatatttattataaaaaatctTACTAGATACATTTCcctttttttctatatacTCATTGGACGATTTGTTATAATTTATCTCTTCGCAGTAGgataaacatataaacTTTTCTAAGAATATCTTCTGTAAATAATCCTTTACactatttttaatataatcaattttatacattttagCATTCATAATGGATATTTGAAGAAGACACTTTGGTAAAAAACTCAGTCTGTGTTTCCACAGCTCATGTGTtctataataaaataaacatatggacaattttatcattggtaaatatattttgaatataagaaatatagAAGTTTAATGTGGTAAAAATTGTTTcaacataaaataatattaaaaataaaattaaataaaatataaaatgagGGATATGAGtgtattattaataaaaactgtcctcaaaaaaaaaaaaaaaaaaaaaaaaaaaaaaaaaaaaaaaaaggttCAGAAATCGTATTGAAAGAATTTATAAACAACAATAAAAAGTATTAGTGttaagaaaataatatacacatatataaatatatatttatatttatattctNNNNNNNNNNNNNNNNNNNNNNNNNNNNNNNNNNNNNNNNNNNNNNNNNNNNNNNNNNNNNNNNNNNNNNNNNNNNNNNNNNNNNNNNNNNNNNNNNNNNNNNNNNNNNNNNNNNNNNNNNNNNNNNNNNNNNNNNNNNNNNNNNNNNNNNNNNNNNNNNNNNNNNNNNNNNNNNNNNNNNNNNNNNNNNNNNNNNNNNNNNNNNNNNNNNNNNNNNNNNNNNNNNNNNNNNNNNNNNNNNNNNNNNNNNNNNNNNNNNNNNNNNNNNNNNNNNNNNNNNNNNNNNNNNNNNNNNNNNNNNNNNNNNNNNNNNNNNNNNNNNNNNNNNNNNNNNNNNNNNNNNNNNNNNNNNNNNNNNNNNNNNNNNNNNNNNNNTTAAAAGAATTTCATATTGTGTaatgttaataattttttagaTTATTctaaaattaaaaaaaaaaaacgttaatatatataataggcaaaagaaaaatatgtatataaattttaatgcttgtaatttattcttttcttttcttttttttcatttgttGAATGATATTCTTATGGAAGTTgtaaaaaaacatatatacaatatacacatgtatatgtgtatatatatacatacatatatacaatcTATTAGTTTATGCCAATTGTGAAATTAGGTTTTCCAAAATTTCTTTGACgttgaattttttaaaaccaaaaaaaaaaaaaataaataaatagagtaagtatatatgttaacttaaaatatataaaatattgttGGAATATcctaatttttttttaattaataatagaTATGATGAATATGGATTTccttataatatttctgTGTAATAGTATTAAATATGTTCcttttgtttatttatttctttatattgTTCGGGATTTATTTTTCACATTTCATTTGTACTAAgatataaacatatataaatatataaatatatatatacatatacatatgtatacattaattaatttatttattaattattgttataatttCTTATAAGGCGGATCTACTTTTTACTCAAATTTGAATCGTAAGTTGTGAATGGATCATCCTtaactttattttttttttctgctttcattaaattatatattgtaagAATTAATATGGTAAAGATAATACAGAAGAAAACCATAGATGTATGAGCAAAGATATATAAAGGTTCGATTTCATCTTCTGGTTTACATTCCCCATTGTAACAAGGAACAACCATTTGTTCATCATACATATGATTATTACCATTTAATAATCTGTATCCCTTACCACAATATGATGAACATGTTGAATTATTAAAGAATTCAGTACATTcgttattattacaattatCAGAATTAAGATTCATAAATTGAATTGCGGATATATCggtattatttatatctacATTTTGTTCtgcatatttatttacGCTATTTGAAATTTCTCCATATAAAAgtttgtataatttttgttcTATATCACtatgaatatatttctttaaaacGTCTATATTGatatcattaatatttgGACTTTTGGATACAAACgtaatttttaaattacccacaatttttttgtttgtaCTTACATCATCATCAACATATAGAgtacaattatatatttcctctttttcatttattatcgggaaaatatatttatatatacttcCAATCCTTTCAAAATGTAATGGACAATTTTGATCTAGATaaagatattttttattctttctttttacTCCTAACAAGTAAAGGATATCTCCTGGTTTTGCTTCAACAAGAAATTtgttatcatcattattatattgattattcaatttatcatctttaattatatctattttatttaacaAATCAATAACAAGTTTATTTGttaatttctttttgaATGAAAGAGaagaattattatctacatcattattaattaatcttttattatcattacgttttacattttttattgtaaTTTTTGCTATACCTTTATGCGTAGTTAAACCATTCACATCCTTACTTTCAAATACACAATGAAGATATGTATTTTTCTtcactttttttatatgtaaaatagatgatatatattcagtataaaatatagaaTCTTGATCATATAAAGTTATCTCATCATCgttaaatatatcatatatagATAATGCATTATTTCCTGATGATTCCAATGATACTTCATTAAAACAATTTgttttgatatatatattttcattacCTTCTTTATATCTAGGAATAATTATTCCAATACTATCTCCTTCATATATTTCATGATAGCATATTACATCATCTTTCTGTtcatcaaaatatatattatatttttccgACGAAAAGTCACAAATATATCCTTCACCCTTTACAGGATTataaaaagagaaaaagataagaaaaaatatatacaacaACATGTTCGACATCTTAAccaataaaataaaataaaaaataatatataaataaattatttttttcaagtAAAGAGCAAATCAagttataaatatatataatatatatatatatatatatatatatatatatatatatgtatatatattttttttatattgaCAGGAGAAATTATCTTTGAAActttaaaattttaagaagacaaataaataaattttaatttttggttttttacttttgtcttgttttataatttaaatatttaagCAAGTATTTAAACACActacaaaatatatatatatatatatatatatatatatataaacatgAATAGCATATCattaatatcatatttttatatgctcaaatttttttttatttataacaaatataagaattttataaatttcaTGTGTGTACACGAAcaaagagaaaaaaatatattataagatAATGTTAAATCAAACAACTATTTTTGTCTATTTAATATTCAACTTAGAAAAAatcaaattttttttttctcctGCATGCAgcatttatatattaacttCAAACATTATATTAGTGATCTGtttacaataatatatatacaacgtctcataattaaaattttattttatttttttgtactttcttatatattattggAAAAAGGGATCAACATTTAAAATTCGTATCCTTGCATCCtgtatttaattaaaaaaggtTACAcctttaaaataaatgtcCTACATATTAAGTTGTTCAAAatgtttaatatatatatatatatataatttttactgttttatattataaattaagGAACATCATTTTAATCATTCaattttttccattttttacattgtgaacaatatataaccatattattcaacgttacaatatatatatatatatatatatattaaccaaatataattttataaaaagtatTTATAGCTTCTTTAGTATGTTtcaattattaaattataaattgtaaaaaatgaaatttttaaaacgataaaaaaaaaaaaatatatatatataattataataataataatgatataatcTCATATGTATAAGATTTATATTAacgtatatatatatatatatatacaaattcttgtatatattaagaatATTTATGGTTCAAAAGAAtttcaataaaaaaaaaaaaaaaaaaaaaaaaaaaaaattatatatgtatatataacataataaaatagatTCTTTCctctatatatattttatatgatatattttcatttaaaataaaaaaaaataaataaaataatttttttttttatttcataaatTCAACTGCattgatatattttgaatatgTTAAAGTGTTTACTTCTTATTCTGTAACTTCAAACattttacataatatatgcAAAATGATATGCATTATTTCactatttttatatcttgATACCAccaaacaaataaataaataaataaatataaatatatatatatatgtttgtgTGTATTCATTTGTGaggtttttttttttttttttattttattgttttgtatttaatttaatttttacaTTAGTCAAATGTAAAATCCTTATTTAAAACTGCATCATCAGTGTTTGCAAAGACATTATTCAATGGAATTTGTGcattatttaattcattattaataacaaatgggaaatatttgtataatattttccacgctttattacaaatattatcaaCTTTTCTGTCTTGTAGAGCATCAATTTTATGAACACTATCACATTCTTCAAACAAATGTACATATGGATTTGTTGGTAAATTATCccttaattttttattttctcccatttctaaaatattttctaatCCTTCTAATGTAACTGATATTATATTCGCATCTTCAACGTCTAGTAAATTAGAAAGAGAATGTATAGCACCACATTCTACAAGATATTCAATTTGTAATTCGGATCCTCCTGAAGATGCATTGGAAATAGCCCAAGCAGCTTCTTTTCTCACTTCAAAATCTTCtttcattaatatattaataagtTGTGGAATCACGTTATTATCGATAACTGCTTGTATTTGTGAAATATTACCTGCAGTTATATTGGACAGAGCCCAACATgcttcttttttaatacttttttttgatGAATTAAGTAAACAAGATAATTTTTGAACTGCTCCTAATTTTACAACTACATCTGTTTGTAAATCATCTCCTGTAACAATATTTCCAACAGT from Plasmodium reichenowi strain SY57 chromosome 8, whole genome shotgun sequence harbors:
- a CDS encoding sporozoite surface protein 3, putative, with amino-acid sequence MSNMLLYIFFLIFFSFYNPVKGEGYICDFSSEKYNIYFDEQKDDVICYHEIYEGDSIGIIIPRYKEGNENIYIKTNCFNEVSLESSGNNALSIYDIFNDDEITLYDQDSIFYTEYISSILHIKKVKKNTYLHCVFESKDVNGLTTHKGIAKITIKNVKRNDNKRLINNDVDNNSSLSFKKKLTNKLVIDLLNKIDIIKDDKLNNQYNNDDNKFLVEAKPGDILYLLGVKRKNKKYLYLDQNCPLHFERIGSIYKYIFPIINEKEEIYNCTLYVDDDVSTNKKIVGNLKITFVSKSPNINDINIDVLKKYIHSDIEQKLYKLLYGEISNSVNKYAEQNVDINNTDISAIQFMNLNSDNCNNNECTEFFNNSTCSSYCGKGYRLLNGNNHMYDEQMVVPCYNGECKPEDEIEPLYIFAHTSMVFFCIIFTILILTIYNLMKAEKKNKVKDDPFTTYDSNLSKK